Proteins from one Nilaparvata lugens isolate BPH chromosome 10, ASM1435652v1, whole genome shotgun sequence genomic window:
- the LOC111052808 gene encoding proteoglycan 4 isoform X2, with the protein MNIQRLKCLKASVQDGTLLMKDWKIIPNTLQKRTTHTTSARKYADSIKFENYNLQGFRSSMKTYSLMSNELIPTTVHRRQVLAIQKSILLARHYSKLVPKVEKWRAKSKKERRQLAKLVDCVPGKNSCGGGGFFSRIFGNLFGWKGSAELKCKNCRNQLAASNKLKESKQKQEIEKIEDDCDVDTKPNQKEALQKKSSKAKDDCDVKSDEKVKPRNAGKAEEKCSPNSILERAKERMRSSKTMTRTESSPPVSHQPSLNRKKASSSFNSAAPSDRLKQLDSLEKCIGTLQQLIKNLRLEEEVKRAAKKDTCKPVSCSKPKPVDCTQPKKPVCPEPEKPPCPVPIKPVCPETSKKPICPEPKKPCPEPSSPSCPETKKPVCPRPKMPPCPETTKPTCPPTDEKPTCPENKNPICSEGSNQDSGREPYKCGIIEDNCPPKRKYEKQQLRDKNDKHSMCARSSCGKQTPKDREESQKVKDCTTTEDESKNNNC; encoded by the exons ATGAATATACAAAGATTAAAATGTTTGAAGGCATCAGTACAG GATGGGACCCTTTTGATGAAAGACTGGAAAATTATACCTAACACTCTTCAAAAGCGGACGACACATACAACTTCAGCCCGAAAATATGCAGATTCGATCAAGTTTgagaattataatttacaagGCTTTAGAAGTTCTATGAAAACGTATAGTTTGATGAGTAATGAATTGATTCCGACCACTGTACATCGCCGTCAAGTTCTTGCCATACAGAAGAGCATTCTTCTTGCGAGACATTACAGTAAATTAGTtccaaaagttgaaaaatggcGAGCAAAAAGTAAAAAAGAGAGACGACAATTGGCGAAATTGGTTGACTGTGTTCCAGGAAAAAACAGTTGTGGGGGAGGTGGTTTCTTTAGTAGAATTTTTGGTAACTTGTTTGGATGGAAAGGCAGTGCTGAGCTGAAGTGCAAAAATTGCCGCAACCAACTTGCTGCTTCCAATAAGTTGAAAGAGAGCAAACAAAAACAGGAGATAGAAAAAATAGAGGATGATTGTGATGTAGATACCAAACCCAATCAGAAGGAGGCGTTGCAGAAAAAATCAAGTAAAGCTAAGGATGATTGTGATGTGAAATCTGATGAAAAGGTTAAACCGAGAAATGCTGGTAAAGCAGAAGAAAAATGTTCTCCAAATTCTATTTTGGAGAGAGCTAAGGAACGTATGAGATCGTCGAAAACTATGACTAGAACAGAAAGCTCTCCTCCAGTTTCTCATCAACCATCATTGAATAGAAAGAAAGCTAGTAGCTCATTCAATAGTGCTGCTCCATCAGATAGACTTAAACAGCTTGATTCTCTGGAGAAATGTATCGGAACGCTGCAGCAGCTCATAAAAAACTTGAGGCTGGAAGAGGAAGTGAAGAGAGCAGCAAAAAAGGATACCTGTAAACCTGTTAGTTGCTCGAAACCAAAACCAGTGGATTGTACACAGCCTAAAAAGCCTGTTTGTCCAGAACCTGAAAAGCCTCCTTGCCCAGTACCTATAAAGCCCGTCTGCCCAGAAACTTCGAAAAAACCTATATGTCCAGAGCCCAAAAAGCCATGCCCAGAACCCAGTAGTCCTTCTTGTCCAGAAACTAAAAAGCCAGTTTGCCCAAGACCCAAAATGCCACCATGTCCAGAAACTACGAAGCCTACTTGCCCACCAACTGATGAGAAGCCTACTTGCCCAGAAAATAAAAACCCTATTTGTTCAGAAGGCTCGAATCAAGATAGTGGCAGGGAACCATACAAATGTGGGATAATAGAGGATAATTGTCCACCCAAAAGAAAGTACGAGAAACAACAACTCAGAGATAAGAATGATAAGCACTCAATGTGTGCAAGAAGTTCTTGTGGTAAACAGACTCCAAAGGACAGGGAAGAATCTCAAAAAGTGAAGGATTGTACCACTACTGAAGATGAgagtaagaataataattgttga
- the LOC111052808 gene encoding proteoglycan 4 isoform X1 — protein MNIQRLKCLKASVQAAKLRLESLGLTSQRNLSTTVKHSGKLKQNYSLKNDQIIFANNNDGTLLMKDWKIIPNTLQKRTTHTTSARKYADSIKFENYNLQGFRSSMKTYSLMSNELIPTTVHRRQVLAIQKSILLARHYSKLVPKVEKWRAKSKKERRQLAKLVDCVPGKNSCGGGGFFSRIFGNLFGWKGSAELKCKNCRNQLAASNKLKESKQKQEIEKIEDDCDVDTKPNQKEALQKKSSKAKDDCDVKSDEKVKPRNAGKAEEKCSPNSILERAKERMRSSKTMTRTESSPPVSHQPSLNRKKASSSFNSAAPSDRLKQLDSLEKCIGTLQQLIKNLRLEEEVKRAAKKDTCKPVSCSKPKPVDCTQPKKPVCPEPEKPPCPVPIKPVCPETSKKPICPEPKKPCPEPSSPSCPETKKPVCPRPKMPPCPETTKPTCPPTDEKPTCPENKNPICSEGSNQDSGREPYKCGIIEDNCPPKRKYEKQQLRDKNDKHSMCARSSCGKQTPKDREESQKVKDCTTTEDESKNNNC, from the exons ATGAATATACAAAGATTAAAATGTTTGAAGGCATCAGTACAG GCTGCTAAACTGCGTTTGGAGTCATTGGGTCTAACATCACAAAGAAATTTATCCACAACAGTAAAACATTCCGGTAAACTGAAACAGAATTACTCCttgaaaaatgatcaaataatttttgccAATAATAAT GATGGGACCCTTTTGATGAAAGACTGGAAAATTATACCTAACACTCTTCAAAAGCGGACGACACATACAACTTCAGCCCGAAAATATGCAGATTCGATCAAGTTTgagaattataatttacaagGCTTTAGAAGTTCTATGAAAACGTATAGTTTGATGAGTAATGAATTGATTCCGACCACTGTACATCGCCGTCAAGTTCTTGCCATACAGAAGAGCATTCTTCTTGCGAGACATTACAGTAAATTAGTtccaaaagttgaaaaatggcGAGCAAAAAGTAAAAAAGAGAGACGACAATTGGCGAAATTGGTTGACTGTGTTCCAGGAAAAAACAGTTGTGGGGGAGGTGGTTTCTTTAGTAGAATTTTTGGTAACTTGTTTGGATGGAAAGGCAGTGCTGAGCTGAAGTGCAAAAATTGCCGCAACCAACTTGCTGCTTCCAATAAGTTGAAAGAGAGCAAACAAAAACAGGAGATAGAAAAAATAGAGGATGATTGTGATGTAGATACCAAACCCAATCAGAAGGAGGCGTTGCAGAAAAAATCAAGTAAAGCTAAGGATGATTGTGATGTGAAATCTGATGAAAAGGTTAAACCGAGAAATGCTGGTAAAGCAGAAGAAAAATGTTCTCCAAATTCTATTTTGGAGAGAGCTAAGGAACGTATGAGATCGTCGAAAACTATGACTAGAACAGAAAGCTCTCCTCCAGTTTCTCATCAACCATCATTGAATAGAAAGAAAGCTAGTAGCTCATTCAATAGTGCTGCTCCATCAGATAGACTTAAACAGCTTGATTCTCTGGAGAAATGTATCGGAACGCTGCAGCAGCTCATAAAAAACTTGAGGCTGGAAGAGGAAGTGAAGAGAGCAGCAAAAAAGGATACCTGTAAACCTGTTAGTTGCTCGAAACCAAAACCAGTGGATTGTACACAGCCTAAAAAGCCTGTTTGTCCAGAACCTGAAAAGCCTCCTTGCCCAGTACCTATAAAGCCCGTCTGCCCAGAAACTTCGAAAAAACCTATATGTCCAGAGCCCAAAAAGCCATGCCCAGAACCCAGTAGTCCTTCTTGTCCAGAAACTAAAAAGCCAGTTTGCCCAAGACCCAAAATGCCACCATGTCCAGAAACTACGAAGCCTACTTGCCCACCAACTGATGAGAAGCCTACTTGCCCAGAAAATAAAAACCCTATTTGTTCAGAAGGCTCGAATCAAGATAGTGGCAGGGAACCATACAAATGTGGGATAATAGAGGATAATTGTCCACCCAAAAGAAAGTACGAGAAACAACAACTCAGAGATAAGAATGATAAGCACTCAATGTGTGCAAGAAGTTCTTGTGGTAAACAGACTCCAAAGGACAGGGAAGAATCTCAAAAAGTGAAGGATTGTACCACTACTGAAGATGAgagtaagaataataattgttga